One Deltaproteobacteria bacterium DNA segment encodes these proteins:
- a CDS encoding phosphate ABC transporter substrate-binding protein, which yields MPAPAVPEERALAIVVHPARTAALGIEDVAHIFLRKRRFWDDGAPIVALNREPGTAARAAFSRRVLRADPAQLEEYWNHKYFDGVFPPTVLSSCIAVKRYVATDRNAIGYIDLSEVDDSVRVVLKLE from the coding sequence ATGCCAGCGCCCGCCGTCCCGGAGGAGCGCGCGCTGGCGATCGTCGTGCACCCCGCGCGCACCGCCGCGCTCGGCATCGAGGACGTGGCGCACATCTTCCTGCGCAAGCGCCGCTTCTGGGACGACGGGGCGCCGATCGTGGCGCTCAACCGCGAGCCCGGGACCGCCGCGCGTGCGGCCTTCTCACGCCGGGTCCTGCGCGCCGATCCAGCGCAGCTCGAGGAGTACTGGAACCACAAGTACTTCGACGGGGTGTTCCCGCCGACGGTGCTGTCGTCCTGCATCGCCGTCAAGCGGTATGTGGCCACGGATCGGAACGCCATCGGCTACATCGACTTGAGCGAGGTCGACGACTCCGTGCGGGTCGTGCTCAAGCTCGAGTGA
- a CDS encoding HAMP domain-containing protein, whose product MPRFSLRSLRAKLQIFSLALVIVPGVLFALIALARAREALERAVGQQLGEVAHETLDELAAALAGERNDVRAWARQDVMRDVVIGDLDKRASRFLRSLVDGGAPFLELLCIDRDGRVVAATDPRSLGQMLGERDWAHTALRGEEFLSGPIPASDRVPAAVEIAAPIRLPETGAVIGAVLGLYDWQDVIALATRIRRTLAPHGLRVDVLLLDRSGTVIGESWREDVDGQAAEELRAAGARIVQRFATSPRRGYVSEAQAGALVGFAGTDDPKLGWATLVMEPLAAAFAPVRDMERRLAVALAGVLLAALAVATFLARRMSRPLRALTLATQEVAHGGEPRRPVEVRSRDEIGQLAAAFNTMTAELKCAQDDLLTASKFAFVGEVAAGVAHEVRTPLGILRSSAQILARSVPAADPEGAELVQMIIEEVDRLDRVVGGLLELARPREPLVEPTPLAPLLARALDFADGQAREKNISIERVLAADSCPARCDPEQIYQVALNLIVNALQMVPGGGRITVRTLPRHDGHVGFEVIDDGPGIPPDAREQVFTPFFTLREGGTGLGLALVQRVVRAHHGTVSVDSTVGGGATFRVVLPAA is encoded by the coding sequence ATGCCCAGGTTCTCACTGCGCTCGCTGCGCGCCAAGCTGCAGATCTTCTCGCTGGCGCTGGTCATCGTCCCGGGGGTGCTCTTCGCCCTGATCGCGCTCGCACGCGCGCGCGAAGCGCTCGAGCGCGCCGTCGGCCAGCAGCTCGGGGAAGTGGCGCACGAGACGCTCGACGAGCTGGCCGCCGCCCTCGCCGGCGAGCGAAACGACGTCCGCGCCTGGGCGCGCCAGGACGTCATGCGGGACGTCGTCATCGGCGACCTGGACAAGCGGGCCTCGCGCTTTCTGCGCTCGCTCGTCGACGGCGGCGCGCCGTTCCTCGAGCTCCTCTGCATCGACCGCGATGGCCGGGTGGTAGCGGCCACCGACCCGCGCTCGCTCGGCCAGATGCTCGGGGAACGCGACTGGGCCCACACCGCCCTGCGGGGCGAGGAGTTCCTGAGCGGGCCGATCCCCGCGTCGGACCGCGTACCTGCCGCGGTGGAGATCGCTGCGCCGATTCGCCTCCCCGAGACCGGCGCGGTGATCGGCGCCGTGCTCGGACTCTACGACTGGCAGGACGTGATCGCGCTGGCCACCCGCATTCGCCGGACCCTGGCGCCGCACGGGCTCCGGGTGGACGTGCTGCTGCTCGACCGGAGCGGCACGGTGATCGGCGAGTCGTGGCGCGAGGACGTCGACGGGCAGGCGGCGGAGGAGCTGCGCGCCGCCGGCGCACGGATCGTGCAGCGCTTTGCCACGAGCCCGCGGCGAGGGTACGTGAGCGAGGCGCAGGCGGGTGCCCTCGTCGGCTTCGCGGGCACCGACGACCCCAAGCTCGGCTGGGCGACGCTGGTCATGGAGCCGCTCGCCGCGGCGTTCGCCCCGGTGCGCGACATGGAGCGCCGGCTCGCCGTGGCGCTGGCGGGCGTGCTGCTCGCCGCGCTCGCCGTCGCCACCTTCCTCGCCCGGCGGATGAGCCGCCCGCTGCGCGCCCTGACGCTGGCGACGCAGGAGGTTGCCCACGGGGGCGAGCCGCGCCGCCCCGTCGAGGTCCGCTCGCGCGACGAGATCGGGCAGCTGGCGGCCGCCTTCAACACCATGACGGCCGAGCTGAAATGCGCCCAGGACGACCTCCTGACGGCCTCCAAGTTCGCCTTCGTCGGCGAGGTGGCGGCCGGCGTGGCGCACGAGGTGCGCACGCCGCTCGGCATCCTGCGCAGCTCGGCGCAGATCCTCGCCCGCTCGGTGCCGGCCGCCGATCCCGAGGGCGCCGAGCTGGTGCAGATGATCATCGAGGAGGTGGACCGGCTCGACCGCGTGGTGGGCGGGCTGCTCGAGCTGGCGCGGCCGCGCGAGCCGCTTGTCGAGCCGACGCCGCTGGCGCCGCTGCTGGCGCGCGCGCTCGACTTCGCCGACGGGCAGGCGCGCGAGAAGAACATCAGCATCGAGCGCGTCCTCGCCGCAGATTCCTGCCCGGCCCGCTGCGACCCGGAGCAGATCTACCAGGTGGCTCTCAACCTGATCGTCAACGCGCTCCAGATGGTGCCCGGTGGCGGTCGCATCACCGTGCGCACCCTCCCGCGTCACGACGGGCACGTCGGCTTCGAGGTGATCGACGACGGCCCGGGCATCCCCCCCGACGCCCGGGAGCAAGTCTTCACGCCCTTCTTCACCCTCCGCGAGGGCGGCACGGGCCTCGGGCTCGCCCTCGTCCAGCGCGTGGTCCGGGCGCACCACGGCACGGTGTCGGTGGACAGCACGGTGGGAGGGGGCGCCACCTTCCGTGTCGTGCTGCCGGCC